In Humulus lupulus chromosome 6, drHumLupu1.1, whole genome shotgun sequence, a single genomic region encodes these proteins:
- the LOC133781701 gene encoding probable carbohydrate esterase At4g34215, whose protein sequence is MSTEASISDNQNLEINSPNKQIFILSGQSNMSGRGGVDKHHHWDSIVPPECRPNHGILRLSAKLHWEIAHEPVHKDIDTKKTCGVGPGMAFANAVRARLAPIGPLGLVPCAVGGTAIKEWGREERLYKNMIKRAKESVKSGGEIRALLWYQGESDTSSEDDVATYQGKMEELIQNVRDDLSLPSLPIIQVAINSGLDERFLEKLREVQLNMKVANVVCVDAKGLELKFDNLHLTTEAQVELGHKLAQAYLCNFGPSQ, encoded by the exons ATGTCCACCGAAGCATCTATCTCAGACAACCAAAACCTAGAAATCAACAGCCCAAATAAGCAAATCTTCATCTTATCCGGTCAGAGCAATATGTCAGGTCGCGGCGGAGTCGACAAACATCACCACTGGGACAGCATAGTTCCACCGGAGTGTCGACCCAACCATGGCATCCTCCGCCTGAGCGCCAAGCTCCATTGGGAAATCGCGCACGAGCCTGTCCACAAAGACATCGACACCAAAAAGACTTGTGGGGTTGGGCCGGGAATGGCATTCGCCAACGCTGTGCGAGCTCGTCTAGCCCCAATTGGCCCGCTAGGGCTGGTGCCCTGCGCTGTGGGTGGGACGGCCATCAAGGAGTGGGGGCGTGAGGAGCGCCTCTACAAAAATATGATAAAGAGGGCGAAAGAGAGCGTGAAGAGCGGGGGCGAGATTCGAGCGTTGTTGTGGTACCAAGGAGAGAGTGACACATCGTCCGAGGATGATGTTGCAACATACCAGGGGAAAATGGAAGAGCTTATTCAAAATGTTCGAGATGATCTTTCTTTGCCTTCACTTCCAATCATTCAG GTAGCAATAAATTCAGGGTTGGATGAGAGATTTTTGGAGAAATTAAGAGAAGTGCAACTGAACATGAAGGTGGCAAATgttgtgtgtgttgatgcaaaggGATTGGAGCTGAAATTTGATAATTTACACTTAACCACTGAGGCTCAGGTTGAGTTGGGCCATAAGCTGGCTCAAGCTTATCTCTGTAACTTTGGGCCATCTCAATAA